Genomic segment of bacterium:
ACTCAACCGCATTCATAACTTAAGCCCCAGGTCCAAATACACGGGCCAGGTTTTTAAGCGAACGTGAGATCTATAACAGAAAGCCGTGCGGGTAAAAATGATAAAAGTTTAATTTTAGTTGAATAAATTATCGAATCACACATGGACTTAATAGGAATATCGTGAACTAACTGTTGCTATTCGGCTGATTCAATTTATATTTTGCAGTATACAATAGTATTCAAATAGTAAATTATAAATATTAAATTATATGACAGATTTTATATTCAAAACTGACGATCAAACCCTCAAAGACCTATCTTCAAGCGTGCAGAGATTCTCAGAAAGCACAATCAAAGGTGGTCAGTTTAAGCGAGAAGAATTTCAAGCGATGGCCAGCCTCGGACTTACTGGGGCAAGTATTACTGAAAATCATGATGGTTCCGATCTATCAGCTTTAGCAATCGCAACTATCATCCAAGAGTTGGCACGCGTAGACTTAGGCCCTGCAATTTATTTGTCAGTGCATCTGATGGTTGCAAAATTAATCGAACGCGGAGATGTCCACGGAAAACATGCACAGACAATTTCTGCAATGGCACGTGGTGAGTTACTTGGTACCTTTTGCTTAACTGAGGCTCAAGCTGGATCAGATGCGCGTGCGCTCCAAACCCAAGCAAGCAAAAGCGGGAATGACTGGGTTTTACGTGGAGAGAAGATTTATATCACCAGCGCTGGATTTGCCGATATTTACCTTGTCTTTGCAAAAACAGCCGGCGGGATTTCCGCTTTCGTCGTCGAGAAAAACTCTCCAGGAATATCATTCGGACCACCCGAGAAAAAGATGGGTTGCGAGGGGTCACCAATTGCGGTTGTGACATTCGAAGAATGTCGCATTCCAGATTCAGCGCTCCTCGGAGAATTAGATCAAGGCTTTAAGCTAGCAATGACTGGATTAAATGGTGGGCGTATTAATATTGCAGCTGCAGCTTGTGGGGTTGCAGCAAGTGCAATTGAAATCGCTCGCAAGCACCTACTCGAACGTAAGCAATTTGGTAAAGCATTAGCCGAGTTTCAGGGATTGCAATTTATGCTCGCTGAAATGCTAACTAAGCAACGCGCTGCAGTCCTACTAACTCGCGATGCCGCGCAAGCACTCGATCGCAATGAACGCGCTAACACTCCTGCGGGGATGGCTAAATATTTCGCTTCAGATGCGGCGATGTCGATTACAACTGATGCCGTGCAATTACTTGGTGGCGCTGGATATCTAGCAGATTACAAAGTTGAAAAACTAATGCGCGATGCCAAAATGCTACAAATCGTAGAAGGTACAAATCAAGTACAACGGATGCTAATCGCGCGCGAAGCCTTAGATTTTTAAGTCAAAAAGGGAGGCAAGTTTCCCTGCCTCCGGCACTCAGTCTAATTGTGATTGAATTCAATCAATTCGGTACCCACGCCCGCTTTGTTAATTTCCAGTATTTTGCCGACACCGGGAGCGTAATATTTTGTCTCAACACTCTCGGGATCAAGTGGCGTAAAATCCTTTGTAACCAAGCATGTTCCCTGACAGGTCGCGCCTGGAGTAATCTCACTGCCAGTAATACTTAAAACTTTAGCTACATCTTCTGCGTCAGTATATTTGATTTCTTGACGATAGGTTTGACCAACCACGGGACTGCGGTACATCAATATACCGGGCAATGCTCTGTAAGCTCTGACCACGATCCGCTGTATTCAGCTTCAAGCAGCAACGCGAGTTCTAGTCCAGGGGAAAGTTCGTGAGCTCGCTCCGGTCCACGGCGTTTTTCTTCAGGCGTTCGATAGCCGCGCACTATGTTCGATTGCTCAACCTGCTCTTCTGCAAAGGCTCCTAGTGGGAAAAAACATGAAAAGAAAAAGTATCCAAGTAAAATTTGGAATCTACAATTCACTGCACGTTTACTTATGAACTAAGCGTTCACGCCAGTTGAGGTAGCCCTGAGGATTTGTCCACTGCGAACGTCCCCAATTCGTATCGAGGCAATAACTGAAAATCCTTTCACCGTAATTTGAAAATTGCGGCGAAAGATTTCCAAGCGCTACCTGAGTTCCATCAACTGCAAAACGAGGATTGCTCGTCATGTAAGGGACCATACAGCGCAATCTACGGATAAGTTGAAAGTCTCCCCGCACGAACTTACCGATATTTTTCTTGGTTTCTTCAAAAGCCATTGAGGCTAAATCCATAATTTGCGGCACATCCAGTGGAACAAAGGGCGGAATCACGACACTGCCTGCCCCATGTTTACGGTAATTCTGTAGCGCTTGCACCGCAAGATTTAGGATTTCTTTCGGTGTGGTTTCTCGTCCAACCCCAGAGCAAAGATGAAAAAATTCTTCGGGGTTACCGTCCCTGGCACTCAGCTTGGTGATACCATCTGCAACATAATCAACTGGAACAACGTCAAAGGGCGTATGCGGGATACCCGGGACCACGTTCAGCAAACCTTGAACGAGCAACCGCGCAGGAATATAGATCACATTAAATGCCGAAGTCTCACCAGTAACACTGTCTCCGACAATCATGCTCGGGCGATAAATTTTTAATTTCAAATACTCCCGCGCTGCAAGTACGTGCTCTTCCGCACGGGCTTTGGATTCTTCGTAGCCATTACGAAAAAGCCCTTTCAAGTAGAGATAGGAAGGTTGCACAGTATCTTTAGTATCCCCTGCAACATAAGCTGTGGAAATATGATGAAAAGCAATGCGCGAACCTTGAAGCTCTGCAGCATTTTTTGCCAAGTCAATGACGTGGTCTGTGCCAGCAACGTTTGTTTTCCATGCTGCATGGAGCGTTTGCGCAAGCGAAGTTGAAGCCGCGCAGTGAAAAATCTCCCTCGTTTCTCGAGCTAAATCTGCAAATTGCGACTCTGACAAACCAAAGCGGTTACGCGATAAATCGCCTTCAATAATCCGAATGCGCCCTTTCCATTGTCGGGTGTCGGCTGACCGCATCGCCGATTGCAATATTGTCTCGACTCGCTTTACAGCGGGTTCACGCTTTGAAGACCGCACCAGCAATGCAAATTCTTGGTCCGGGCGTGAGACAAGTAGCCTACCGATGAGCTCTCGCCCTAAAAATCCAGTTGAACCAGTAAAAAAAATCATAATGCGATATCTACTTAGGAGTTGGCCCTTGATATGGCTCACTTGGTTCTTCGCCGAGATAGCGCTCGTTCCAGGGTTTGGTTTCTTGTTGTCCGAGAATTGATTCTTCTGTTTGCTTTCGTCGAAGCTCATCAATCTCGATCTGCTCCGCTGTTGGGCCTTGTGGGCTTCTCACGACAATCACGCGGGGCTTAGGACTCGAACAAGCTAAACAAAAAAAGACTAGGATTAGGGGAAAAATAATTTTATGCATTTGGCCTCTATGAACAAACTATGCATTAAGTTAGTGTGCAAATCAATATACTAAATGAATCGAGCATGATGATGAAATTTCTTAAAACATTTTGGCTCTTGTTCCTGATTTTAACTGCATTTTCCTGTCATAGACAGTATCAACTTCCCCCGGAGGAAAGCATTCTAATTGACCACAATTTTCAACCGATGCAAAGCAATCGAGACGAATCTGAGTTTAAATTTATGTATGCCGGCAAAGTATATGGAGTAAAGCCGCAGGCGCATTACGAACTTCGCGGGTTGATCGTCACTACAAATAACATTTATGCCTTTGATGACATATATCATGACGAAACTTCAGTTGACCTCAAAGATATCTGTGTCGTGTGGGGAACAAATCTACGTGAAAAATTATATAAGGGAATAGAATTTTGGAGTGAACCCTGGACTTGTAATTGGAAAACGAAGGACGACGATTTATACGCTGAATTTCGCGGAGATATGATTTCTAATAATCACCTGCTTGCAAGCGACCCTGCAGTTCAAGAAAAAATTCGCTCACTAGGTTTCGGCGATCAAGTTAAAGTAACTGGGAAACTTGTTGACTATTATCCTGCCGGACAACCTGACAGAGCTAGAAAGTCGAGCTTAATTCGCACCGATGAGGGTAACGGCGCATGTGAGGTATTTTTTGTAGAAAATATTGAAATTTTAAAAGCCCCAAATGAGATCTGGAGAAAACTTTTTAAACTCGGTCAGTGGGGATCAATCGCCACACTACTTGCAATTGTCGCACTATTTATAAAAAATCCAGGATAGCTTACTGCCAAATCCGCTGGTAAACGCTCCACTTGCCCTCAGAAAATAATGGCAAGAGGCGCTCTGTATATTTACGGTCTTTAGTATCGAGCATAGCTTTTAATTTCTGCCGATCTCTTTGTTTTACGAGTACATACTCTGGGTGTGAAGCAACAGTTTCAGAAATAATTTCGTCAAAAGAAGATTCCAAGACATAGCTATTTTGCAAGTGCACCGAGGCGGGCGATCCGAAAGGGAAATTGAGCTCTATGCGCCCACCAGGTGAGTTTTTCGCTGCATATTCATGGATACGAAGCATCGCTGTTTCTAGCGATGCAGCAGAATTCAGATGGGGTAGAGCTAAAAGCGAGAAAATCAATAAG
This window contains:
- a CDS encoding acyl-CoA dehydrogenase family protein; translated protein: MTDFIFKTDDQTLKDLSSSVQRFSESTIKGGQFKREEFQAMASLGLTGASITENHDGSDLSALAIATIIQELARVDLGPAIYLSVHLMVAKLIERGDVHGKHAQTISAMARGELLGTFCLTEAQAGSDARALQTQASKSGNDWVLRGEKIYITSAGFADIYLVFAKTAGGISAFVVEKNSPGISFGPPEKKMGCEGSPIAVVTFEECRIPDSALLGELDQGFKLAMTGLNGGRINIAAAACGVAASAIEIARKHLLERKQFGKALAEFQGLQFMLAEMLTKQRAAVLLTRDAAQALDRNERANTPAGMAKYFASDAAMSITTDAVQLLGGAGYLADYKVEKLMRDAKMLQIVEGTNQVQRMLIAREALDF
- a CDS encoding SDR family oxidoreductase; the protein is MIFFTGSTGFLGRELIGRLLVSRPDQEFALLVRSSKREPAVKRVETILQSAMRSADTRQWKGRIRIIEGDLSRNRFGLSESQFADLARETREIFHCAASTSLAQTLHAAWKTNVAGTDHVIDLAKNAAELQGSRIAFHHISTAYVAGDTKDTVQPSYLYLKGLFRNGYEESKARAEEHVLAAREYLKLKIYRPSMIVGDSVTGETSAFNVIYIPARLLVQGLLNVVPGIPHTPFDVVPVDYVADGITKLSARDGNPEEFFHLCSGVGRETTPKEILNLAVQALQNYRKHGAGSVVIPPFVPLDVPQIMDLASMAFEETKKNIGKFVRGDFQLIRRLRCMVPYMTSNPRFAVDGTQVALGNLSPQFSNYGERIFSYCLDTNWGRSQWTNPQGYLNWRERLVHK